A window of Phragmites australis chromosome 15, lpPhrAust1.1, whole genome shotgun sequence genomic DNA:
GTTCAGAAAGGAGATGGAGAAGAAAGGGCTTGTCCCAGATGTATACACATATGCATCACTTGTTCATGGGCACTGTGTCAATGGGAAGGCGGATGTGGCACTGAAGCTGTTTGAAGAGATGAAGCAGAGGGGAACCAAACCTAACGTTGTGGCTTATACGGCTCTGATATCAGGTCTGGCAAAGGAAGGGAGATCAGAAGAGGCGTTCCAGTTGTACGACGATATGTTGAAAGCTGGATTGACTCCGGATGATTCCCTATATTCTGCGCTTGTAGGAAGCCTTCACACGGATAAAAGGAAAGGTACTTTGCCACAAACAAATTAAGGTTTTTCAGGCAACGGTGTTGGTGAGAGAAGTTACTGTAATATGTTCAGCGCTTGTAGGAAGCCTCCACACAGATAAAAGGAAAGGTACTTTTCCACAAACAAATTAAGGGTTTTCAGGCAACAGTGTTGGTGAGAAGCTACTGTAATATATTCTGCGCTTGTAGGAAGCCTTCATACGGATAAAAGGAAGGTACTTTGCCACAAACAAAATTGAGGTTTTTCAGGCAACAGTGTTGGCAAGAGAAGCTACCGTAAGCTTATGTAATTTGCTCTGGAACAACTGAAGAAGTCGGCAATTCCAAAATGAACTTCATGGTGTTAGTCAATTTATGAGATGTGACTGGATAGTAGATTGTTGCACTTTCCCTAAATGACATAAGTTGGTCTGAGCCAGCTGGGGATAAAAGCAGCTAAGGCCACAAGGGCCTCCATATTGATGTGCAATGTTTCATGGCCATCCTCCAGATTCTCTTTGGTAACAAACGATTGATTACAGGCATGTGTAGAACTAGAATTTATTTCTACAGActtcatttaaaaaaatgaagtgtaTGGGATTGTTACAAAACAAGCAATTCTTGTACATGTAATATTTCACTCAGACAAGTTTTGAAACATTGCTCCTCAATTTGCTGGCACTGGTATATAAATATGTACAACTGGAAACTTGCAAGtatgcaagaaaatatgaatactCCATGTGATTTAGTGTCTTTACCAGCTTTTTTTGTGTGATCTATTGAACGAAGCTGAAGATCTTTCGGTACAAGCTTTGTTTCGAAAAGGAAGCACAATTTCATACTTGCATTGCAGTTTCTTCGTCCAAATTAGCATCTTGATCAATCTTCAGTACTTTGTCTTGGGTCTGCAGGGCTTGCTTTGTGTCGTTATTGCTCTGCAAAACAAGCACATCTTTGTAGGTTATGGTCGGACAACATAGGTCTGTGCTGTAAGTATCTCTTCTATGAAACGAACTGAATACTAACCGTCACTGAATTCGTGAAATGACTTGGTGGACCACTCTTTTCTTCCTGGATTGCAGACCTAATTTCCTTGATTTCCTTGAACCAAAACAAGAAGATGATGGGGTGCTCCAGTAGTCAGAACTGAAAGGATGAAGAGTTAAGAGAGACGACACACCGATTTCAGCTGCTCCATTTCAGAGTTGAGTCCCTTCTTCAGCCCCTGGAGCTCCTGTATGAGAGCATGCAACGCAATTGTCATCGCTGTATACCTTAGCAGAACTTCTCTTCACCCATGGAGCTGACAAGCTGGGGAGTACTCACATTCTGGCATGTCTTGACCTGTGTCTCAATACCGGAGCGCCAGTTCTGCACATCCTGAAACAGAGCTCACCCCATGCATCTGATCATCAAAGCAGGTAATTTCCAAATCCAGGTGTGGTACTCTCTAACCACCTTGTTCATTGCAACAACAAATCAAGTGCACGAGCCCTGATCTGCATTTCGTGTGACAATCCATACATACCTGTTTCAGCTTCTGGATCCTCTCCAGCAACTCCGCCTGCGACGAGGTCAGCTCCTGCAGACAATGTCACAACAGTTAACCAACTCACCCAGAATTTCACTGTAGCAGGAACCGATGCAACCATCGGAACAACCTTGACGCGCGCGTCCATCTGCTCGAATCCCGACAATCTCTGCAGATCAAGAACCAAAACTCAAGTACATATCATGGTTTATGAGCGCAAGCAAACTGAATTCTGAGGACACGAATCGATCGAAATTCAGGATTCGGGGCTTCGATCACCGAAGCGGCAATTGACCGTGCAAGTGCGGTTCGTACGTACCTGATGAGGCTCGGGAGCcggcgccggaggaggaggagacggcggcgggGCGGTCGTCTCCGCGGCCATCTGGTGGATTGATCGGTGGGAGACCGGGGGTAGGGCCCACCGGATCGACTACGTTCCTATCTGGAGGCTAGTGGTTGTCTGCAACATAAGCAAGGCTGTCCTGTCGGGTTGGTGGGTAGGTTTGCgcgtcttcttcttcctcgccaGCAGATTTAGGTTTCGTCCGTTCGCGGACAGTTGCTTCCCGCCCCCGCCTTCAATGGCGCGTTGCCTTTACGTCACAATCTTCTTCGCACGGCTACCTGTCTCCGATAAGTTTCAAATGCGCGCATGACCCGCCGCTAGGCCATTGAAATGTAAGAGTATCACGCCCGGTTCACGTGTTCTTTTGATGGACAATGCTCGACTTGCGTGTGACAATGGAGCTCCAACACAGGAACTAAGAGGAACCAATATGATTGTCGGAACATCTAAGGGTGGCAACGGGTCGGGTTAGGGTCGGATGGAGTGAGAACGTACACGACCTGAAACCTGAGACCTCAAACCTGATCTGGTCCCGAAATTATTATCGGGTGTAAAATGATCTCTGATCCCAGCTCCGATTGGGAATTGAGATCCATTGGAGGATCCAAAATCTGCCATAACTCTAGATATGTCACACCGTCTTCCCCGACCTcgtggcgacggcggcggcgtggacCGCGTGTGGGTCGTGAGTGTGAGGCCGTGAGATGTGACGTACTGGCGTGTGGGGGTATGGCAAATTGGCGAAGCAAGGTCACGTGGGGTGGGTCGTGGGCCAAAAAGTTAAACATGCCTCTAGGATTTTGGAATACACAGAGCACTTGTGGGTGCAAAGTATGACCCGGATCCAACCCAACTCAAGTCGGGGTATGGCCTCGTGAAATAGTTTCTACACTCCAATCCGTCTGTACCAGATTTAAAACCCGTGTAGCACTGACCCGACTCGATCCACTGCCATCCTTCGAAATATTGATCTGAATGTACTGGCATTGTTACAGACTACAGCACAGTCGTTTTCCTCATTCGGTGATATGATTTAGCTATATGATTTTTACTGAGCTACGTAGGATTCAGTGAACCCATTAACCAATAACAGTGACAGCAaacaaagtaaaagaaaaacagTGCTTCCTGTTAGGACTCTTAATCAGGATTAAGATAATCACAAGGTCTGAGTGGATAAGGATTTGATGCATGATTCGACCAGGTTTTTATTCGAAACGACGATTTGAGCAGGTCAAGAAACACAGTTAGATCCACGTCAGACTTAAACACTGTTCAGGAGTAGAAGAGCATAAACGCAAACGCCATAGCTATCTGACAGCGCGCTGCACTACATCCAGTTGGCAGGCACAATTTCGTTCCAGTTCTGGAATCTGTATACTCCTGGTTTTGCCCTGGCTTGTCCGCTCAGAACAGTGTACTCATATTGTTAATTTCACATGGTTTaattttctttgttgatttcAAGCATTATATTAATATTCTTTTATCAGTCGTTAGCCACAATCAAGAAAGAAACACAAATTTATATTTCTTTTCTGTTTTATGATGCTCAAATCAACTGCTGAGTGCATCACAATTGTAGATTGACTGCAAGCAACCAAACATTTCACTTTATTTCACACGAAAGTAATTAAACAGAAAGACAATACACAATAAGCCGGCCAGGTTCAGAACTCCCCTCCTTTAAGACGAAGTGAGGAGATGTTCTCTCTCTAATGGTCGACCCCTTCCTTCAAGACGAAGTGAGGAGATGTTTTCTCCTCATGGTCGACTTTTGTTTTTTATCAATACAGCGGCAGTGCTCTCTCCTTAAACGTGCAAGCAAACCAAGCCAAGCAAAGCAACACACACCAAGCAGTGAAGCGCGCACACACCGTAAGGAGCTAGCTAGGTAGGCGTCGGGGCGTCGACGACCTTGAAGTGGTCCCGGTTCTTGACGACGACGTCGTACATGTGGGTGGAGCGGAGGCTGGCGAAGTCGCGCGGGATGGTGATGAGGTCGGCGCCGCCGTCGCGCTTGTGGAGCTGCACCACGGTGCGGTTCTCGTAGTAGCGCTCCCACCCCAGCGACGCCAGCCGCCGCTCCAGCGCCTCCACCGACCGGACCACCTCGTTCGTCGGAATGTACACCAGCGCCctccgccccgccgccgccggctcctCCAGCTGCATCACGCCGTTCCGGAACACCCACACCCCAGCGCCCGGCATCCCTCCCTTCCTGGTACCACCTgatttgttgctgctgctgctgctgctgctgtgtcgTGTGACTGCGTATATATAGGCGGGTGCACCGGCACCCGGTGGCGGCGCATGCAATGCACCTGTCTTCACTCTTCAGGTAATCAGGTGTACAGATGCAATGGAAAGCAATGCAGGTAGGCGAATGTGAGATCGATTCATGCCGATATGACATATTGCCAATTTGCCATGCCGTCGGCGTCGTTACTGACGGTGAGGTTCTTGTGCACCTtcttatcttatatttactaattaaagatttttttatgcCTTCATGTCAATCCTAAAAATTACAGAAATTcttataaaaaagcaaaacattcgaccgtcgaattgattgattgattaactgTAACAATAGATCAATAACCAGACGAAACAAcctagaagattaaaaaataaatcatagagtccagctTTAAGACTACTTCTTACCTtgacttttttttaaatacCGTTTTTCCAACaagattacgttagcaaactccaacttaattACGTTAGCAATTAACAcatttttccaaatcaattaaaatatgtcAATTAAATATGCttgtaatcaaacattacaaaattaaaataacagaacgcaaacatattacggattatcacataaaaataatatcaaagaatttgtaatgtattttaaaaaataatatgagatacggtgacgacattaataataataattattaaaaaaatcaagaaacaaataaaaatcaatttgcataacacataaaatgaaaaatataaattagatctattcacaaataataatcatgattccaatattatgaacaaaaattacatttatgtTTTAAATtccaatatttaaatataaataactgATGTATCTTAACATACAATCATTATTAAtacaaatatctacaattcagcTGTAAGCTAAATTTTTAATATGTGCAGTCGCATAGGTTGATACGCTAGTATTTACTAATTAGAGGTTTCTTTTGATGCCTCCATGTTAAtcctagaaattttttaaaaattccgataaaaaattaaaacatccgaccatcgaattgattgattgattatctGTAACCATGGATCAACAACCAGATCAAACAacataaaagattaaaaaataaatcatagaatCTAGCCCCAAGACTACTTCTTGCTCtgtcttttttttattatagataccctttgtccaataaggttacgttagcaaactccaacttagttacgttagcaatcaacacattttttcaaatcaattaaaatataccaattaaatatgcgtgtaatcaaacattacaaaattaaaacaacagaatgcaaacatattacggattatcacacaaaaataatatcaaagaatttataatatatttttaaaaaataatatgagatacggtgacgacattaaaaataataataatttcaaaaaatcaagaaacaaataaaaatcaatttgcataacacataaaatgaaaattataaattaaatctattcacaaataataaacatgattctaatattatgaa
This region includes:
- the LOC133892882 gene encoding flowering-promoting factor 1-like protein 5, which gives rise to MPGAGVWVFRNGVMQLEEPAAAGRRALVYIPTNEVVRSVEALERRLASLGWERYYENRTVVQLHKRDGGADLITIPRDFASLRSTHMYDVVVKNRDHFKVVDAPTPT
- the LOC133892943 gene encoding uncharacterized protein LOC133892943, producing MAAETTAPPPSPPPPAPAPEPHQRLSGFEQMDARVKELTSSQAELLERIQKLKQDVQNWRSGIETQVKTCQNELQGLKKGLNSEMEQLKSEIKEIRSAIQEEKSGPPSHFTNSVTSNNDTKQALQTQDKVLKIDQDANLDEETAMQV